The Streptomyces nitrosporeus genome includes a window with the following:
- the mug gene encoding G/U mismatch-specific DNA glycosylase, with protein sequence MTPEELQAARDRVVPDVLAGGLRVLFCGINPSLMSAATGHHFAHPGNRFWPVLHRSGFTPRRLRPAEQGELPVFGLGITNVVARATARADELSTKEYVEGGRALEAKVRRAGPRWLAVVGVTAYRAAFGERRARIGPQERTVGGARVWVLPNPSGLNAHWTVETMADEYARLRAAVEQETPR encoded by the coding sequence ATGACCCCTGAGGAACTCCAGGCCGCCCGCGACCGCGTCGTACCCGACGTGCTCGCGGGCGGCCTGCGTGTCTTGTTCTGCGGAATCAATCCGAGTCTGATGAGCGCGGCCACGGGCCACCACTTCGCCCATCCCGGCAACCGCTTCTGGCCGGTGCTGCACCGGTCCGGCTTCACTCCGAGGCGGCTGCGCCCGGCGGAACAAGGGGAGCTGCCGGTGTTCGGGCTGGGCATCACCAACGTCGTGGCCAGGGCGACGGCCCGGGCCGACGAGCTGAGCACAAAGGAGTACGTCGAGGGAGGGCGGGCCCTGGAGGCGAAGGTCCGACGCGCCGGCCCCCGGTGGCTGGCGGTCGTCGGCGTGACCGCCTACCGCGCGGCCTTCGGTGAACGCCGCGCCCGGATCGGGCCGCAGGAGCGGACCGTCGGGGGCGCCCGGGTCTGGGTGCTTCCCAACCCGAGCGGTCTCAACGCCCACTGGACGGTGGAAACGATGGCGGACGAGTACGCCCGCCTCCGGGCCGCCGTGGAGCAGGAGACCCCCCGGTGA
- the purB gene encoding adenylosuccinate lyase translates to MTAVSAKPRIPNVLAGRYASTELAVLWSPEQKVKLERRLWLAVLRAQKDLGIEVPDAALADYERVVDQVDLASIAEREKITRHDVKARIEEFNALAGHEQVHKGMTSRDLTENVEQLQIRLSLELMRDRTVAVLARLGKLSAEYRELVLAGRSHNVAAQATTLGKRFATAADELLVAYGRLEDLLGRYPLRGIKGPVGTAQDMLDLLGGDADKLADLEQRIAAHLGFAHAFTSVGQVYPRSLDYDVVTALVQLAAAPSSIAKTIRLMAGHELVTEGFKPGQVGSSAMPHKMNTRSCERVNGLMVILRGYASMTGELAGDQWNEGDVSCSVVRRVALPDAFFAFDGLLETFLTVLDEFGAFPAVVARELDRYLPFLATTKVLMGAVRAGVGREVAHEAIKENAVASALAMREQGAERNELLDKLAADERIPLDRAQLDALMADKLSFTGAAGDQVASVVSRIEEIAGQHPEAAGYTPGSIL, encoded by the coding sequence GTGACTGCTGTGTCTGCGAAGCCTCGCATCCCCAATGTCCTGGCCGGCCGCTATGCCTCCACGGAGCTGGCCGTCCTCTGGTCCCCCGAGCAGAAGGTGAAGCTGGAACGCCGGCTGTGGCTGGCGGTGCTGCGTGCTCAGAAGGACCTCGGGATCGAGGTTCCCGACGCCGCCCTGGCCGATTACGAGCGGGTGGTCGACCAGGTCGACCTCGCCTCGATCGCCGAGCGCGAGAAGATCACGCGGCACGACGTGAAGGCCCGGATCGAGGAGTTCAACGCGCTCGCGGGCCATGAGCAGGTCCACAAGGGAATGACCTCCCGCGACCTCACCGAGAACGTCGAGCAGCTGCAGATCCGCCTCTCGCTCGAACTGATGCGTGACCGTACGGTGGCGGTCCTGGCGCGTCTGGGGAAGCTGTCCGCCGAGTACCGTGAGCTGGTCCTCGCGGGCCGTTCCCACAACGTGGCCGCGCAGGCCACCACGCTGGGCAAGCGGTTCGCGACGGCCGCCGACGAACTGCTGGTGGCGTACGGGCGGCTCGAAGACCTGCTGGGCCGCTACCCCCTGCGCGGCATCAAGGGCCCGGTCGGTACGGCCCAGGACATGCTGGACCTGCTCGGTGGCGACGCGGACAAGCTCGCGGACCTGGAGCAGCGCATCGCCGCACACCTCGGCTTCGCCCACGCCTTCACCTCCGTCGGCCAGGTCTACCCCCGTTCTCTCGACTACGACGTGGTGACGGCGCTGGTTCAGCTGGCCGCGGCACCCTCGTCGATCGCCAAGACGATCCGGCTGATGGCCGGGCACGAGCTGGTCACCGAGGGCTTCAAGCCGGGCCAGGTCGGGTCGTCGGCGATGCCGCACAAGATGAACACCCGTTCCTGTGAGCGTGTGAACGGCCTGATGGTGATCCTGCGCGGCTACGCGTCGATGACGGGTGAGCTGGCGGGTGACCAGTGGAACGAGGGCGACGTGTCCTGTTCCGTGGTCCGCCGGGTGGCTCTGCCGGACGCGTTCTTCGCGTTCGACGGCCTGCTGGAGACCTTCCTCACCGTCCTCGACGAGTTCGGTGCGTTCCCCGCCGTCGTGGCGCGTGAGCTGGACCGCTATCTGCCCTTCCTCGCCACGACCAAGGTCCTGATGGGCGCGGTGCGCGCCGGTGTGGGCCGTGAGGTCGCGCACGAGGCCATCAAGGAGAACGCGGTGGCCTCGGCGCTGGCCATGCGGGAACAGGGTGCCGAGCGCAACGAGCTGCTGGACAAGCTGGCCGCCGACGAGCGCATCCCCCTCGACCGGGCCCAGCTGGACGCCTTGATGGCCGACAAGCTCTCCTTCACCGGTGCGGCTGGTGACCAGGTCGCCTCCGTGGTCTCCAGGATCGAGGAGATCGCCGGACAGCACCCCGAGGCCGCCGGTTACACGCCGGGGTCCATCCTGTGA
- a CDS encoding SGNH/GDSL hydrolase family protein, with the protein MELNASYTSLVAVGDSFTEGMSDLLPDGSYRGWADVLAARLAGRTPGFRYANLAVRGKLIGQIVEEQVPVAAAMEPDVITLVGGLNDTLRPKCDMGMVRGRLEEAVERLAPACKTLVLMRSPGRSGPVLERFRPRMEELFSLVDDLAARHGALVADLYGAPSLGDPRMWDVDRLHLTADGHRRVAEAVWQTLGLPAEDDGWRTPVPAAPPARWARRRAEDVRFARQHLLPWIGRRLTGRSSGDGRAGAQFDAALGKAFWITPADPSAPGPVTGWRRVDG; encoded by the coding sequence ATGGAACTGAATGCCTCCTACACCAGTCTTGTCGCGGTCGGCGACTCCTTCACCGAGGGCATGTCGGACCTTCTGCCCGACGGTTCGTACCGCGGCTGGGCGGATGTCCTGGCCGCCCGGCTCGCGGGCCGGACACCGGGGTTCCGCTACGCCAACCTCGCCGTACGCGGAAAGCTCATCGGCCAGATCGTCGAGGAACAGGTGCCCGTCGCCGCCGCGATGGAACCGGACGTGATCACACTCGTCGGCGGCCTCAACGACACCCTGCGCCCGAAGTGCGACATGGGCATGGTGCGCGGCCGGCTGGAGGAGGCCGTCGAGCGCCTCGCGCCCGCGTGCAAGACGCTCGTCCTGATGCGGAGCCCCGGCCGCAGCGGTCCGGTGCTCGAACGCTTCCGCCCGCGGATGGAGGAGCTCTTCTCCCTGGTGGACGACCTCGCGGCGCGGCACGGCGCCCTGGTGGCGGACCTCTACGGCGCGCCCTCGCTGGGTGATCCGCGGATGTGGGACGTGGACCGGCTCCACCTCACGGCGGACGGGCACCGCAGAGTCGCGGAGGCGGTCTGGCAGACGCTCGGGCTGCCGGCGGAGGACGACGGCTGGCGCACGCCCGTGCCCGCGGCCCCGCCGGCACGCTGGGCGAGGCGGCGGGCCGAGGACGTGCGGTTCGCGCGGCAGCACCTGCTGCCGTGGATCGGCCGGCGCCTCACCGGCCGGTCGTCCGGCGACGGACGGGCCGGGGCCCAGTTCGACGCGGCGCTCGGGAAGGCGTTCTGGATCACCCCCGCGGACCCGTCGGCCCCCGGCCCGGTGACCGGCTGGCGGCGCGTCGACGGCTGA